The Nycticebus coucang isolate mNycCou1 chromosome 5, mNycCou1.pri, whole genome shotgun sequence genome window below encodes:
- the KLHL32 gene encoding kelch-like protein 32 isoform X6, whose amino-acid sequence MFWPLNYTGGVTNTAQYQNRLMVYEPNQNKWISRSPMLQRRVYHSMAAVQRKLYVLGGNDLDYNNDRVLVRHIDSYNIDTDQWTRCDFNLLTGQNESGVAVHNGRIYLVGGYSIWTNEPLACIQVLDVSKEGKEEVFYGPTLPFASNGIAACFLPAPYFTCPNLQTLQVPHHRIGTI is encoded by the exons GTGGAGTAACTAACACAGCACAGTACCAGAACAGACTTATGGTGTATGAACCTAACCAG AATAAGTGGATAAGCCGCAGCCCCATGCTGCAGAGAAGGGTCTACCACTCCATGGCCGCTGTGCAGAGGAAGCTGTACGTCCTCGGTGGCAATGACCTTGACTACAATAATGACCGGGTGCTGGTGCGCCACATCGACTCTTATAACATAGACACCGACCAGTGGACGCGCTGTGACTTCAACCTGTTGACTG GCCAAAATGAATCTGGAGTTGCTGTCCataatgggagaatatatttagTTGGTGGATATTCAATTTGGACAAATGAGCCTCTGGCTTGTATCCAG gTACTGGATGTAAGTAAAGAAGGCAAAGAAGAAGTGTTCTACGGGCCTACCCTCCCTTTTGCTTCCAATGGAATAGCAGCATGCTTTCTCCCAGCGCCATATTTCACATGCCCTAACCTTCAGACTCTTCAAGTGCCTCATCACAGAATTGGCACTATATGA